The following nucleotide sequence is from Williamwhitmania taraxaci.
CGTGCAGTAATCCTGCCAAAGTGAAACCTTTTTCAACCCGTGTATGGGCGTTCCGGTAAGCATAGTAAAGGTCTTGCCGCACGTTTTGCACTTGGAGCGCTGCCTCCCATTGAACATGCTGTGCTTAATGATCATGCTGCTCGAGCAGTGGGGGCAGACTTTCGCCTCCCCCAGCTGAGCCGTAAGTGATGCATCCGTATTTTTCAGCTCCCGCATTACCGTAACGCGCTCTTGTTCTGTCAACTGTTTTGCGAGTTCTCGGATTTGTTCAATTATTGTCATATCATAGAGACTTTCCACTAAGATAAGCAAATTTTTGCAACAACATTATCACTGAATAGAGCCAAAACAAATAATAAAAAGTTTTGTATTACAGAAGAACCAATCCGATTGTGGCATTGCCTGCCTCAGTAGCATAATTCAATACTATGGTGGAAAACCCAACCAAGAAAAGTTACGGATTGCTAGTGGAACAAATGCACAAGGCACCACCCTGCTAGGATTATATCAAACAGCACTGTCTATTGGCTTTGAAGCGGAAGGCATGCAGGCTGATATAAATTACCTACGGAACATTAAAAGACCTGTTATTCTCCATGCTATTGTAAATAATACAATGCAGCACTTCCTGGTATGTTACAAAGTGAAAGGGGGCAGGTTTCTAATTGGTGATCCTGCACTTGGGATAAAATGGATAACAGAAGAGGAACTCGCGTTACTATGGAAGAGTAACAAACTCCTTCAACTTGAGCCAAACGAAACGCAGTTTGTAAAAAACAGGAAGGAGCAACACTTACAGTGGAAGTGGTTTCTTCATCTAGTTAGCAAGGATTCAAGTATCCTAACAACAATTCTAATTATAGGAATAGCAGTAGCCATTCTTAGTTTAGCAACAGCGGTATTTGCACAGGTGCTTATTGATAAACTAATTCCTTCGGGCGATAGTGTTAGGATATACTTCGCAATTGGGTTGGTTGCATTACTTCTAATTTCAAAAAGCCTGATTGGATATTTTCGGCAAATGCTTATGCTAAAACAGGGCGTTGATACAAATGTTAGAATTACCAAGAATTTCTTTTCCGGTCTACTACTTATCCCTATGCCCTTTTTTGCTTCCCGAAAAATTGGAGATATTGTGGCTAGGTTGAACGATATTGGGCGTATCCAGCAAACGGTAGCCTATCTTTTTGGTGAACTGCTAATAAGTATTCTTATTCTCATAATATCGCTTGCTGCTGTTTTTATGTATAACCAATGGGTGGGACTTGTTCTGCTTGCCGGAATCCCACTTTTTGCATTCATTGCCTATGTTTATCATAGGGCAATAGTAATTGGTCAAAGGGAAGCAATGGTTGCAAATGCTCTAAATGAGAG
It contains:
- a CDS encoding IS1 family transposase gives rise to the protein MTIIEQIRELAKQLTEQERVTVMRELKNTDASLTAQLGEAKVCPHCSSSMIIKHSMFNGRQRSKCKTCGKTFTMLTGTPIHGLKKVSLWQDYCT